A single window of Athene noctua chromosome 1, bAthNoc1.hap1.1, whole genome shotgun sequence DNA harbors:
- the TRIM13 gene encoding E3 ubiquitin-protein ligase TRIM13 isoform X2, translating to MELLEEDLTCPICCSLFDDPRVLPCSHNFCRKCLEGILEGNVRNVLWRPSPFKCPTCRKETPVTGVNSLQVNYSLKGIVEKYNKIKVTPKMPVCKVHSGQPLNIFCRTDMQLICGVCATRGDHTKHVFCSIEEAYSQEKRAFETLFQGFETWRCGDALSRLDTLETSKRKALQMLTKDSDKVKEFFEKLQHTLEQKRNEILSDFETMKLAVMQAYDPEINKLNTILQEQRMAFNIAEAFKDVSEPIIFLQQMQEFREKIKVLKETPLPCSSVDISPTMKSFDTSQWNGIKLVDVDKLSLPQENTTLKFKIPSVFSRRFIVNSLICLLILAVTRMSFVESVVDNLQCWKSQFFTISLSYLADTVEIADHAVFYWEQMTDGASLLREKCKNYTLVVLDNVAQFVCKYKLL from the coding sequence ATGGAGCTCCTAGAGGAAGATCTCACCTGTCCCATTTGCTGTAGCCTGTTTGATGATCCTCGTGTCCTGCCCTGTTCGCACAATTTCTGCAGAAAGTGTCTGGAAGGAATTCTTGAGGGAAATGTGCGGAATGTGCTTTGGAGGCCGTCCCCTTTCAAGTGCCCCACGTGCAGGAAGGAAACTCCTGTTACTGGAGTCAACAGCTTGCAAGTCAACTATTCCCTGAAAGGTATTGTGGAGAAGTATAACAAAATCAAAGTAACTCCGAAAATGCCTGTGTGCAAAGTGCACAGTGGGCAACCCCTTAACATTTTTTGCCGGACAGACATGCAGCTGATCTGTGGGGTTTGTGCCACCCGTGGTGACCATACAAAGCACGTTTTCTGTTCTATTGAAGAAGCTTATTCCCAGGAGAAGCGAGCTTTTGAAACCCTGTTTCAGGGCTTTGAAACTTGGCGTTGTGGTGATGCCCTCTCACGGCTGGATACCTTGGAAACCAGTAAGAGGAAAGCTCTGCAGATGCTCACCAAAGATTCTGACAAAGTGAAGGAGTTCTTTGAGAAGCTGCAGCACACCCTGGAGCAGAAACGAAATGAGATTCTCTCTGACTTTGAGACCATGAAGCTTGCAGTGATGCAGGCCTATGATCCGGAAATCAATAAACTGAACACAATTTTGCAAGAGCAACGGATGGCTTTTAACATTGCAGAGGCCTTCAAAGATGTGTCTGAACCCATTATATTTCTGCAACAGATGCAGGAGTTCAGGGAAAAAATCAAGGTGCTCAAAGAAACCCCTTTACCTTGTTCCAGTGTGGACATCAGCCCTACAATGAAGAGCTTTGATACTAGCCAGTGGAATGGAATAAAACTAGTTGATGTGGACAAACTTTCCTTGCCTCAGGAAAACACCACTCTTAAGTTCAAGATTCCCTCAGTCTTTTCACGCAGATTTATAGTGAACTCTCTTATTTGCTTGCTTATTCTTGCTGTCACCAGAATGTCCTTTGTGGAGTCAGTCGTTGACAATCTCCAGTGCTGGAAATCTCAATTCTTTACAATTAGCTTGTCCTATTTGGCAGATACAGTGGAGATAGCAGATCATGCAGTCTTT
- the TRIM13 gene encoding E3 ubiquitin-protein ligase TRIM13 isoform X1 yields MDVMELLEEDLTCPICCSLFDDPRVLPCSHNFCRKCLEGILEGNVRNVLWRPSPFKCPTCRKETPVTGVNSLQVNYSLKGIVEKYNKIKVTPKMPVCKVHSGQPLNIFCRTDMQLICGVCATRGDHTKHVFCSIEEAYSQEKRAFETLFQGFETWRCGDALSRLDTLETSKRKALQMLTKDSDKVKEFFEKLQHTLEQKRNEILSDFETMKLAVMQAYDPEINKLNTILQEQRMAFNIAEAFKDVSEPIIFLQQMQEFREKIKVLKETPLPCSSVDISPTMKSFDTSQWNGIKLVDVDKLSLPQENTTLKFKIPSVFSRRFIVNSLICLLILAVTRMSFVESVVDNLQCWKSQFFTISLSYLADTVEIADHAVFYWEQMTDGASLLREKCKNYTLVVLDNVAQFVCKYKLL; encoded by the exons ATG GACGTGATGGAGCTCCTAGAGGAAGATCTCACCTGTCCCATTTGCTGTAGCCTGTTTGATGATCCTCGTGTCCTGCCCTGTTCGCACAATTTCTGCAGAAAGTGTCTGGAAGGAATTCTTGAGGGAAATGTGCGGAATGTGCTTTGGAGGCCGTCCCCTTTCAAGTGCCCCACGTGCAGGAAGGAAACTCCTGTTACTGGAGTCAACAGCTTGCAAGTCAACTATTCCCTGAAAGGTATTGTGGAGAAGTATAACAAAATCAAAGTAACTCCGAAAATGCCTGTGTGCAAAGTGCACAGTGGGCAACCCCTTAACATTTTTTGCCGGACAGACATGCAGCTGATCTGTGGGGTTTGTGCCACCCGTGGTGACCATACAAAGCACGTTTTCTGTTCTATTGAAGAAGCTTATTCCCAGGAGAAGCGAGCTTTTGAAACCCTGTTTCAGGGCTTTGAAACTTGGCGTTGTGGTGATGCCCTCTCACGGCTGGATACCTTGGAAACCAGTAAGAGGAAAGCTCTGCAGATGCTCACCAAAGATTCTGACAAAGTGAAGGAGTTCTTTGAGAAGCTGCAGCACACCCTGGAGCAGAAACGAAATGAGATTCTCTCTGACTTTGAGACCATGAAGCTTGCAGTGATGCAGGCCTATGATCCGGAAATCAATAAACTGAACACAATTTTGCAAGAGCAACGGATGGCTTTTAACATTGCAGAGGCCTTCAAAGATGTGTCTGAACCCATTATATTTCTGCAACAGATGCAGGAGTTCAGGGAAAAAATCAAGGTGCTCAAAGAAACCCCTTTACCTTGTTCCAGTGTGGACATCAGCCCTACAATGAAGAGCTTTGATACTAGCCAGTGGAATGGAATAAAACTAGTTGATGTGGACAAACTTTCCTTGCCTCAGGAAAACACCACTCTTAAGTTCAAGATTCCCTCAGTCTTTTCACGCAGATTTATAGTGAACTCTCTTATTTGCTTGCTTATTCTTGCTGTCACCAGAATGTCCTTTGTGGAGTCAGTCGTTGACAATCTCCAGTGCTGGAAATCTCAATTCTTTACAATTAGCTTGTCCTATTTGGCAGATACAGTGGAGATAGCAGATCATGCAGTCTTT